The Desulfuromonas versatilis genome has a segment encoding these proteins:
- the flhB gene encoding flagellar biosynthesis protein FlhB gives MADDQQEKTEQATAKRREDFRKKGQVAQSREVHTAALMTAMVLLWFFYAPLFWKNLQSLVGGLMARAGAFEVTPLSVVDLMIYIMGRVGLLLAPVLLLVLVVGFLSSIAQIGFLFTTKPLEPDFSKLDPIKGAARFVSKRSLVELVKSLAKVLLLGFIAYKTVAAEFADGLLLVDMPPAETVGYLGRVAFMVLLKSSGVLILLALLDFMFVRWELEQKMKMTKQEQKEEFKETEGDPHVKGRIRSIQAQMARKRMMAEVPKADVVITNPTHFSVAIRYKRGEMDAPVVVAKGADDVAMKIREIAREHKVPLVENKPVARALMKVELDHPIPEEMFKAVAEILAYVYSLKKQ, from the coding sequence ATGGCCGACGACCAGCAGGAAAAGACAGAGCAAGCCACAGCGAAACGCCGCGAGGATTTTCGCAAAAAAGGGCAGGTGGCGCAGAGCCGCGAGGTGCACACCGCGGCGCTGATGACGGCCATGGTGCTGCTGTGGTTTTTCTACGCGCCGCTGTTCTGGAAGAACCTTCAGTCGCTGGTCGGCGGGCTGATGGCCCGGGCCGGCGCCTTCGAGGTGACCCCGCTGTCGGTCGTCGACCTGATGATCTACATCATGGGCCGCGTCGGGCTGCTGCTCGCCCCGGTGCTGCTGCTGGTGCTGGTGGTGGGCTTCCTCTCCTCCATCGCCCAGATCGGCTTTTTGTTCACCACCAAGCCGCTGGAGCCCGATTTCTCCAAGCTCGACCCCATCAAGGGAGCGGCCCGCTTCGTCTCCAAGCGCTCGCTGGTCGAACTGGTCAAATCCCTGGCCAAGGTGCTGCTGCTCGGCTTCATCGCCTACAAGACCGTCGCCGCCGAGTTCGCCGACGGCCTGCTGCTGGTCGACATGCCCCCCGCCGAGACCGTCGGCTACCTGGGGAGGGTCGCCTTCATGGTGCTGCTCAAGTCGAGCGGGGTTCTCATTCTTCTGGCGCTGCTCGATTTCATGTTCGTGCGCTGGGAGTTGGAACAGAAAATGAAAATGACCAAGCAGGAGCAGAAAGAGGAATTCAAGGAGACCGAGGGCGACCCCCATGTCAAGGGGCGCATCCGCTCGATCCAGGCGCAGATGGCGCGCAAGCGGATGATGGCCGAGGTCCCCAAGGCCGACGTGGTCATCACCAACCCGACCCACTTCTCCGTCGCCATCCGCTATAAGCGCGGGGAAATGGACGCCCCGGTGGTGGTGGCCAAGGGCGCCGACGATGTGGCCATGAAGATCCGCGAGATCGCCCGCGAGCACAAGGTGCCGCTGGTGGAGAACAAGCCGGTGGCCCGCGCCCTGATGAAGGTGGAGCTCGACCACCCGATCCCCGAAGAGATGTTCAAGGCCGTGGCCGAGATCCTGGCCTATGTTTACAGCCTAAAAAAACAGTGA
- the fliR gene encoding flagellar biosynthetic protein FliR, with protein sequence MPVFPLPIDKFELFLVCLARVGALMGSLPIFGTGTVPSQIRIGLALFTALVVYPVAEPYLPRVALEPASLAVLLGAEAILGLMVGFTARLVFTAVELGGTIIGYQMGFAAANVFDPQNQRQVSLISQFQNMMAILIFLALDVHHLFFEAIVRSYAVLTPGSINLAGEAVPFLMKLAGHMFSLGVQFSAPILAVLLLSGLVLGVLARVFPQLNVFLLSFPLNIGISFLVIGLTLNLVAALLSREFAALEDHIMALFLAL encoded by the coding sequence GTGCCGGTATTTCCCCTGCCCATCGACAAGTTCGAACTGTTCCTGGTCTGCCTGGCCCGGGTCGGCGCCCTGATGGGCTCGCTGCCGATCTTCGGTACCGGCACCGTGCCGTCGCAGATCCGTATCGGCCTGGCCCTGTTTACCGCCCTGGTGGTCTACCCGGTGGCCGAGCCCTACCTGCCGCGGGTCGCCCTCGAGCCCGCCAGCCTGGCGGTGCTGCTCGGCGCCGAAGCGATTCTCGGGCTGATGGTCGGCTTCACCGCGCGGCTGGTTTTCACCGCCGTCGAACTGGGGGGCACCATCATCGGCTACCAAATGGGTTTCGCCGCCGCCAACGTCTTCGACCCGCAGAACCAGCGCCAGGTCTCGCTCATCTCCCAGTTCCAGAACATGATGGCGATCCTCATCTTTCTGGCCCTCGACGTCCATCACCTGTTTTTCGAGGCGATCGTGCGCTCCTACGCGGTGCTCACCCCAGGCAGCATCAACCTGGCCGGCGAGGCGGTGCCGTTTTTGATGAAGCTGGCCGGCCACATGTTCTCCCTCGGCGTCCAGTTCAGCGCCCCGATCCTCGCCGTGCTGCTGCTTTCGGGCCTGGTGCTCGGGGTGCTGGCCCGGGTCTTCCCCCAGCTCAACGTCTTTCTGCTCTCCTTTCCCCTCAACATCGGCATTTCCTTTCTTGTCATAGGATTGACTCTCAATCTCGTCGCGGCCCTGCTCAGCCGCGAGTTCGCCGCCCTCGAAGACCACATCATGGCGCTGTTTCTGGCGCTTTAA
- the fliQ gene encoding flagellar biosynthesis protein FliQ: MTPEFVIDIGRQAVEMVLLLSAPMLLAAVVIGLIVSIFQAATQINEQTMTFIPKIVAVLVSLILFAPWMIQKMLAFSNGIFASLVTLGG, translated from the coding sequence ATGACCCCCGAATTCGTCATCGACATCGGCCGCCAGGCCGTGGAAATGGTGCTGTTGCTCTCGGCGCCGATGCTGCTGGCGGCGGTGGTGATCGGCCTGATCGTCAGCATCTTCCAGGCCGCCACCCAGATCAACGAGCAGACCATGACCTTCATCCCCAAGATCGTCGCGGTGCTGGTTTCGCTGATCCTGTTCGCCCCCTGGATGATCCAGAAAATGCTCGCCTTCTCCAACGGCATCTTCGCCTCGCTGGTGACGCTGGGCGGCTGA
- the fliP gene encoding flagellar type III secretion system pore protein FliP (The bacterial flagellar biogenesis protein FliP forms a type III secretion system (T3SS)-type pore required for flagellar assembly.) → MKLGRFGISALLAILLLVPGAALAQVPSLTIGLGEASGPQQVSTTIQVLFILTVLSLAPAILLMTTGFTRIVIVLSFVRQAMGTQQMPPNQVIIGLALFLTFFVMAPVWTQVNDQALQPYLQQQISQEQALELALPPIRGFMLKQTQEKDLELLMNIAGIEAPESSEDVPTMTLIPSFMLSELKRAFQMGFLIYIPFLVIDMVVASVLMAMGMMMLPPPIISLPFKLLLFVLVDGWQLVVGSLVQSFF, encoded by the coding sequence ATGAAACTCGGCAGGTTCGGAATTTCGGCTCTGCTGGCGATTCTGCTGCTGGTGCCCGGCGCGGCCCTGGCCCAGGTGCCGTCGCTGACCATCGGCCTGGGCGAGGCGAGCGGTCCCCAGCAGGTCTCCACCACCATCCAGGTGCTGTTCATCCTCACCGTGCTGTCGCTGGCCCCGGCGATCCTGCTGATGACCACCGGCTTCACCCGCATCGTCATCGTCCTCTCCTTCGTCCGCCAGGCCATGGGCACCCAGCAGATGCCCCCCAACCAGGTGATTATCGGCCTGGCGCTGTTTCTCACTTTCTTCGTCATGGCTCCGGTCTGGACCCAGGTCAACGACCAGGCCCTGCAGCCCTACCTGCAACAGCAGATCAGTCAGGAGCAGGCCCTGGAGCTGGCCCTGCCACCGATCCGCGGCTTCATGCTCAAGCAGACCCAGGAGAAGGACCTCGAACTGCTGATGAACATCGCCGGCATCGAGGCCCCGGAGAGTTCCGAGGACGTGCCGACCATGACCCTGATTCCGTCCTTCATGCTCTCGGAGCTCAAGCGCGCCTTCCAGATGGGCTTTCTGATCTACATCCCGTTTCTGGTCATCGACATGGTGGTCGCCTCGGTGTTGATGGCCATGGGGATGATGATGCTGCCGCCGCCGATCATCTCGCTGCCCTTCAAGCTGCTGCTGTTCGTGCTGGTGGATGGCTGGCAGCTGGTGGTCGGTTCGCTGGTGCAAAGTTTCTTTTGA
- the fliO gene encoding flagellar biosynthetic protein FliO — protein sequence MKKPLLTILNLTLALPAAAAEAGSGGGGLLGPSLKALAGLALVLGIVLLLYYVLSRKGLGGLLPAAKAGQIQVVEMRSLGPKKGVCLVRVRGEEFLLGVGADRVEFLTRVNPAPEGSFEKALNTSLEPRP from the coding sequence ATGAAAAAACCGCTGCTGACTATATTGAACCTCACCCTGGCCCTGCCGGCGGCCGCCGCAGAGGCGGGTTCGGGCGGGGGCGGGCTGCTCGGCCCCTCGCTCAAGGCCCTGGCCGGTCTGGCGCTGGTGCTGGGGATCGTGCTGCTGCTTTATTATGTGCTCTCCCGCAAGGGGTTGGGCGGGCTGCTCCCCGCGGCCAAGGCGGGGCAGATCCAGGTCGTGGAGATGCGTTCGCTCGGCCCGAAAAAGGGCGTCTGCCTGGTGCGGGTGCGCGGCGAGGAGTTCCTGCTCGGCGTCGGCGCCGACCGGGTCGAGTTTTTGACCCGGGTGAATCCCGCTCCGGAAGGCTCCTTCGAAAAAGCCTTAAACACCAGCCTGGAGCCGCGCCCATGA
- the fliN gene encoding flagellar motor switch protein FliN, with protein MDNKEAAKSQAKAAQRVEEGAKNLEFLLDLPLNVSVEVGRSRIMIKDLLQMREGNVIELDKLAGEPLDLYVNSRLIARGEAVLVNDKFGIRLTDVVSPTERIETLG; from the coding sequence ATGGACAACAAGGAAGCGGCCAAATCGCAGGCCAAGGCGGCGCAGCGGGTGGAAGAGGGGGCGAAGAACCTGGAGTTTCTGCTCGATCTGCCCCTGAACGTGTCGGTGGAGGTGGGGCGCTCGCGGATCATGATCAAGGATCTGCTGCAGATGCGCGAGGGGAACGTGATCGAACTGGACAAGCTGGCCGGCGAGCCCCTCGATCTCTACGTCAATTCGCGCCTGATCGCGCGCGGCGAAGCGGTGCTGGTCAACGACAAGTTCGGCATCCGCCTCACCGACGTGGTCAGCCCCACCGAGCGCATTGAAACCCTTGGGTAA
- the fliM gene encoding flagellar motor switch protein FliM — MERILSKDEIAELLSAVKQGEVETETAPMPREARQSVSRLDLVKLPGYERWKIPNLDIIFDSFGRNYGISLTNRLQRPVSLELDSVKSMSFEESLKGVAQNSAIAILGLDPFKTGGLLVFDGNLAFSALEIQLGGALEGKITVPNRPLTAIEINLLRMAMNDSCPDLQKAFTPLEKLNPTLVKIENNPRLVNIVTSDSGVLVIRFNANFESHSGRLELIVPHASLEPLREKLRDRVLSISTLHGETWPEALIAGVNLVHTTVAAQLGEVTLKVRDILNFQVGDIIDLGAGPKVSVKLVVEGQPKFLASAGTRNGSKAVRINQRIQRSE, encoded by the coding sequence GTGGAGCGGATACTCAGCAAAGACGAGATTGCCGAACTGCTGTCGGCGGTGAAGCAGGGGGAGGTGGAGACCGAAACCGCCCCCATGCCGAGAGAGGCCAGGCAGTCGGTGAGTCGTCTCGACCTGGTCAAGCTGCCGGGATACGAGCGCTGGAAGATCCCCAACCTCGACATCATCTTCGACTCCTTCGGGCGCAATTACGGCATCTCTCTGACCAACCGCCTGCAGCGCCCGGTATCGCTCGAGCTCGACTCGGTCAAATCGATGAGTTTCGAAGAGTCGCTCAAGGGGGTGGCGCAGAACTCGGCCATTGCCATTCTCGGTCTCGACCCCTTCAAGACCGGCGGCCTGCTGGTGTTCGACGGCAACCTGGCCTTTTCCGCGCTGGAGATCCAGCTGGGCGGGGCTCTGGAGGGGAAGATCACGGTCCCCAACCGGCCGCTGACCGCCATCGAGATCAACCTGCTGCGGATGGCGATGAACGACAGCTGTCCGGATCTGCAGAAGGCCTTCACCCCCCTCGAGAAGCTCAACCCCACCCTGGTGAAGATCGAGAACAACCCGCGGCTGGTGAATATCGTGACCAGCGATTCGGGGGTCCTGGTGATACGGTTCAATGCCAATTTCGAAAGTCATTCGGGCCGGCTGGAGTTGATCGTTCCCCACGCCTCGCTGGAGCCGCTGCGGGAGAAACTGCGCGACCGGGTGCTGTCCATCTCGACCCTGCACGGGGAGACCTGGCCCGAGGCCCTGATCGCCGGGGTTAACCTGGTCCACACCACCGTCGCTGCGCAACTCGGCGAGGTCACCCTCAAGGTGCGCGACATCCTCAATTTCCAGGTTGGAGACATCATCGACCTGGGGGCCGGGCCCAAGGTGTCGGTCAAGCTGGTGGTGGAAGGGCAGCCCAAGTTCCTGGCTTCGGCCGGCACCCGCAACGGCAGCAAGGCGGTTCGCATCAACCAGAGAATTCAACGGAGTGAATAA
- a CDS encoding flagellar basal body-associated FliL family protein, with translation MAEEAAKKDKGGGMKMIIIIVAAVLLLAGVGAGAFFLGSSKASAAKGAQGEGAAAETAAPAEGAEAGAVGPLVALEDFIVNIMDGQETRYLKAAITLEMTSEDAAAEIDQRKAQVRDAVLLLIGSKTYDELRDLQGKLQLRADLIGRLNSFLTRGRVSKIYFTDFVVQ, from the coding sequence ATGGCTGAAGAGGCAGCGAAAAAGGACAAAGGCGGCGGCATGAAGATGATCATCATCATTGTGGCGGCCGTGTTGCTGCTGGCCGGCGTCGGCGCCGGGGCCTTCTTTCTGGGCTCGAGCAAGGCCTCCGCGGCCAAGGGGGCCCAGGGCGAAGGCGCCGCCGCAGAGACGGCAGCGCCCGCGGAGGGCGCCGAGGCGGGGGCGGTGGGACCGCTGGTGGCCCTGGAGGATTTCATCGTCAACATCATGGACGGCCAGGAGACCCGCTACCTGAAGGCCGCGATCACCCTGGAGATGACCAGCGAGGACGCCGCCGCCGAGATCGACCAGCGCAAGGCCCAGGTGCGCGACGCGGTGCTGCTGCTGATCGGCAGCAAGACCTACGACGAGCTGCGCGACCTGCAGGGCAAGCTGCAGCTGCGCGCCGACCTGATTGGCCGGCTCAACAGCTTTCTGACCCGGGGGCGGGTCAGCAAGATCTATTTCACCGATTTCGTGGTCCAGTAG
- a CDS encoding OmpA/MotB family protein: MPKKQKKEAPGAPAWMVTFSDMVTLLLTFFVLMLSMARMDQMKFQDAAGSLRSAFGVLGGGTKAEISKPSVVDFVPIQDDYVSRVYKRLLSELQRLKIDREIELVKDRGAVVLRVNEAILFGPGQTEVRPEAYPVLRKVAAMVRNLPMNLRIEGHTDDTPPSGGITNWDISMARAISVLKFFSGENLLPLERLAAVGYGSQRPLDPAQSGGDPALNRRVEFVLESSGGQKDELPYLINAGDHLPF; the protein is encoded by the coding sequence TTGCCCAAGAAGCAGAAAAAAGAAGCCCCCGGCGCACCGGCCTGGATGGTCACCTTCAGCGACATGGTCACGCTGCTGTTGACCTTTTTCGTGCTGATGCTCTCCATGGCGCGGATGGACCAGATGAAGTTCCAGGACGCCGCCGGCTCGCTGCGCAGCGCCTTCGGGGTGCTCGGCGGCGGCACCAAGGCCGAAATCTCCAAACCTTCGGTGGTCGATTTCGTGCCGATCCAGGACGACTACGTCAGCCGGGTCTACAAGCGGCTGCTCAGCGAACTTCAGCGGCTGAAGATCGACCGCGAGATCGAACTGGTCAAGGACCGCGGCGCGGTGGTGCTGCGGGTCAACGAGGCGATCCTGTTCGGCCCCGGCCAGACCGAGGTGCGCCCCGAGGCCTACCCGGTGCTGCGCAAGGTTGCCGCCATGGTGCGCAACCTGCCGATGAACCTGCGCATCGAAGGGCATACCGACGACACGCCCCCCTCCGGCGGCATCACCAACTGGGACATCTCCATGGCCCGGGCGATTTCGGTGCTCAAATTCTTCAGCGGCGAAAACCTGCTGCCCCTCGAACGCCTGGCGGCAGTGGGTTACGGTTCGCAGCGCCCTCTGGATCCCGCCCAGAGCGGCGGCGACCCGGCCCTGAACCGCCGGGTCGAGTTCGTGCTGGAGAGCAGCGGCGGGCAGAAGGACGAGCTGCCGTATCTGATCAATGCGGGAGATCATCTGCCGTTTTGA
- a CDS encoding motility protein A → MDLSTVVGIVVAFALMIGAIVMGGPLTIFINIPSLVIVVGGTIGATLVHYPFGEFFRAMSIFKKAFFHKNQTPKETVSQLIRFAGKARKEGILALQSVMGEVEDPFFLKSLQMAVDGQEAEDLKSMLDREIEYIMERHESGAELFVQMGTYAPALGMIGTLIGLVQMLQTMSDPSSIGPAMAVALLTTFYGAIIANIICMPVAGKLRGRSSEEVLRKTLIAEGMRCVLTGENPRIMEQRLHAFLQPKERESNFNKKD, encoded by the coding sequence ATGGATCTCTCTACAGTCGTTGGCATTGTTGTCGCCTTTGCCCTGATGATCGGGGCCATTGTGATGGGTGGTCCGCTGACCATCTTCATCAACATCCCCTCGCTGGTCATCGTGGTGGGCGGCACCATTGGCGCGACCCTGGTCCACTACCCTTTTGGCGAATTCTTCAGGGCGATGTCGATTTTCAAAAAGGCCTTCTTTCACAAGAACCAGACCCCCAAGGAGACCGTGTCCCAGTTGATCCGCTTTGCCGGCAAGGCGCGCAAGGAGGGAATCCTGGCCCTGCAGTCGGTGATGGGGGAGGTCGAGGACCCGTTCTTTCTCAAGTCGCTGCAGATGGCGGTGGACGGGCAGGAGGCCGAAGACCTCAAGTCGATGCTCGACCGCGAAATCGAATACATCATGGAACGCCACGAGTCGGGCGCCGAACTGTTCGTGCAGATGGGAACCTACGCCCCGGCGCTGGGGATGATCGGCACCCTGATCGGTCTGGTGCAGATGCTGCAAACCATGAGCGACCCTTCTTCCATCGGCCCGGCCATGGCGGTGGCCCTGCTGACCACCTTCTATGGGGCGATCATCGCCAACATCATCTGCATGCCGGTGGCCGGCAAACTGCGCGGCCGCTCCTCCGAGGAGGTGCTGCGCAAGACCCTGATCGCCGAAGGGATGCGCTGCGTGCTGACCGGGGAGAACCCCCGCATCATGGAGCAGCGCCTGCACGCCTTTCTGCAGCCCAAGGAGCGGGAGAGCAATTTTAATAAGAAAGATTAG
- a CDS encoding flagellar hook protein FlgE, producing MSILASLYSGISGLAANGNAMSVIGNNIANNNTIGFKTGRTLFSDLLASNVSGSGGNSQVGRGVGLSVVDNVFSQGTFENTESNTDLAIEGEGFFVVKEPLTNQDLYTRAGSFRFDEEGRLVTPEGFRVMGYALAADGSVSGDLTTIKVDTQSLSPPRATTNIKLTTNLDADAAYRGPFNIADPVNTSNYASSVTIYDSLGNEHLTTMYFSKMDPATNPLEWEWTATIDGTEVGGAAGPMAIGSGSLQFDATGSLVSTVPANPLTTAGVFSWANNANPAQQMSFTFNTTQYSSESVVIGQSQDGYTTGSVAKLTIDAEGNVLGNFSNGLPKQLFRIALAKFTNPAGLVKEGANVFTASQSSGAAVVGTVGSGIGKIFTNSLEMSNVDLAGEFVKMITTQRGFQASSKIITATDEMLSELINLKR from the coding sequence ATGAGTATCCTGGCTTCTCTTTACAGCGGCATCAGCGGCCTGGCCGCCAACGGCAACGCCATGAGCGTCATCGGCAATAACATCGCCAACAACAACACCATCGGCTTCAAGACCGGCCGCACGCTTTTCTCGGACCTGCTGGCCAGCAACGTCTCCGGCTCCGGGGGCAACAGCCAGGTTGGCCGCGGCGTCGGGCTCTCGGTGGTCGACAACGTCTTCAGCCAGGGGACCTTCGAAAACACCGAATCGAACACCGACCTGGCCATCGAGGGGGAGGGTTTCTTCGTAGTCAAGGAGCCGCTGACCAACCAGGATCTCTACACCCGGGCCGGCTCCTTCCGCTTCGACGAGGAAGGGCGCCTGGTCACCCCGGAGGGGTTCCGGGTCATGGGCTACGCCCTGGCGGCCGACGGTTCGGTCTCCGGCGATTTGACCACCATCAAGGTCGACACCCAGTCGCTGAGCCCGCCGCGGGCCACCACCAACATCAAACTGACGACCAACCTCGACGCCGATGCCGCCTACCGGGGGCCCTTCAACATCGCCGACCCGGTCAACACCTCCAACTACGCCTCCTCGGTGACCATCTACGACTCGCTGGGCAACGAGCACCTGACCACCATGTATTTCTCCAAGATGGACCCGGCCACCAACCCCCTGGAGTGGGAGTGGACCGCGACCATCGACGGTACCGAAGTCGGCGGAGCCGCCGGCCCCATGGCCATCGGCAGCGGCAGCCTGCAGTTCGATGCCACCGGTTCCCTGGTCTCCACGGTTCCTGCCAATCCGCTGACCACTGCCGGGGTTTTCTCCTGGGCCAACAACGCCAACCCGGCCCAGCAGATGAGCTTTACCTTCAATACCACCCAGTACTCCTCCGAATCGGTGGTCATCGGCCAGTCCCAGGACGGCTACACCACCGGGTCGGTGGCCAAGCTGACTATCGACGCCGAGGGGAACGTGCTCGGCAACTTCTCCAACGGCCTGCCCAAGCAGCTGTTCCGCATCGCCCTGGCCAAGTTCACCAACCCCGCCGGGCTGGTCAAGGAGGGGGCCAACGTGTTCACCGCCAGCCAGTCCTCCGGGGCGGCGGTGGTCGGCACCGTCGGTTCGGGCATCGGCAAGATCTTCACCAACTCGCTGGAGATGTCCAACGTCGACCTGGCCGGCGAATTCGTCAAGATGATCACCACCCAGCGCGGTTTTCAGGCCAGCTCGAAGATCATCACGGCCACCGACGAGATGCTCTCCGAACTGATCAATCTGAAGCGGTAA
- a CDS encoding TIGR02530 family flagellar biosynthesis protein translates to MTDKFNIFPQPIAPAGQSAGARPKGQPGAAAGPSFEEVLQGQVQAPGKLQFSRHALSRMESRGIQFGPEALSRLESAVSQVNAKGGRDSLVLLDQTALVVSVKNSTVVTVVDQQSLKGNVFTNIDSAVIA, encoded by the coding sequence ATGACCGACAAGTTCAACATCTTTCCCCAGCCCATCGCTCCTGCCGGTCAGAGCGCGGGCGCACGCCCCAAGGGGCAGCCCGGCGCCGCCGCGGGGCCCTCCTTCGAAGAGGTCCTGCAGGGGCAGGTCCAGGCTCCCGGCAAGCTGCAGTTCTCCCGCCATGCGCTGAGCCGCATGGAGAGCCGGGGGATTCAGTTCGGCCCCGAGGCCCTGAGCCGCCTGGAATCGGCGGTCAGCCAGGTCAACGCCAAGGGGGGCCGCGACTCGCTGGTGCTGCTCGACCAGACCGCCCTGGTGGTCAGCGTCAAAAACAGCACGGTGGTCACCGTGGTCGACCAGCAGAGTCTCAAGGGAAACGTATTTACCAACATCGACAGCGCGGTAATCGCCTAG
- a CDS encoding flagellar hook assembly protein FlgD produces the protein MTTVAATSSTSSSLTSSITGSKEMGKEDFLQLLVAQLQNQDPLNPQDPTEFTAQLAQYSSLEQLFTVNQNLEQMASGSAEMERVAALSMIGREVVTESSTFSLDGKPVELGYRLGQAAADVRLQVLNSNGQMVADLSAEELSAGSHFLSWDGKGSDGQPLPAGQYSLTIKASDSQQQALSARSLVKGTVDGVEMGSSGSVLTTNAGSFALAKVISVKDL, from the coding sequence ATGACAACCGTAGCGGCAACAAGTTCGACAAGCTCCTCGCTCACCAGCTCCATCACCGGCAGCAAGGAGATGGGCAAGGAGGATTTCCTTCAGCTGCTCGTCGCCCAGCTGCAGAACCAGGATCCCCTCAACCCGCAGGACCCGACCGAGTTTACCGCCCAGCTCGCCCAGTACAGCTCCCTCGAGCAGCTGTTCACGGTGAACCAGAACCTGGAGCAGATGGCCTCGGGCAGCGCCGAGATGGAGCGGGTCGCCGCCCTGAGCATGATCGGCCGCGAGGTGGTCACCGAGAGCAGCACCTTCAGCCTCGACGGAAAGCCCGTCGAGCTCGGTTACCGGCTCGGCCAGGCCGCCGCGGATGTGCGCCTGCAGGTGCTCAACAGCAACGGACAGATGGTGGCCGACCTCTCCGCCGAGGAGTTGTCTGCCGGCAGCCACTTTCTGAGCTGGGACGGCAAGGGGAGCGACGGCCAGCCCCTGCCCGCCGGCCAATACTCCCTGACCATCAAGGCCAGCGACAGCCAGCAGCAGGCTCTCTCGGCCAGGTCCCTGGTCAAAGGAACGGTGGACGGGGTGGAGATGGGCAGCTCCGGCAGCGTGCTGACCACCAACGCCGGCAGCTTCGCCCTGGCCAAGGTGATCAGCGTCAAGGACCTCTGA